A section of the Arcobacter roscoffensis genome encodes:
- a CDS encoding DUF2721 domain-containing protein, with product MSVDSVNTVNTVAQLIQLAVAPVFLLAGVAGLLNVFTGRLSRIIDKLEKIDNFIGNQKTNEDEQKAKEKFKDRRRFLINRMRNINYSIFFCTSTGLLIAMVIVTMFLSAMFKFEDSLFIASLFIVAMLSFILSLILFLREIYYTTSFINKKKTTLKNKG from the coding sequence ATGTCAGTTGATAGTGTAAATACAGTAAATACAGTGGCTCAGCTAATACAGTTAGCTGTTGCCCCTGTTTTTTTATTAGCAGGAGTTGCAGGTCTTTTAAATGTTTTTACAGGAAGATTATCTAGAATTATTGATAAATTAGAAAAAATTGATAATTTTATTGGTAATCAAAAAACAAATGAAGATGAACAAAAAGCAAAAGAAAAATTTAAAGATAGAAGAAGATTTTTGATTAATAGAATGAGAAATATAAACTACTCTATTTTCTTTTGTACAAGTACAGGGCTTTTAATCGCAATGGTTATTGTAACAATGTTTTTAAGTGCAATGTTTAAGTTTGAAGACTCTTTATTTATTGCAAGTTTATTTATAGTGGCAATGTTGTCTTTTATTTTATCTTTAATTTTATTTCTAAGAGAGATATACTATACTACGTCATTTATAAATAAAAAGAAAACTACATTAAAAAATAAAGGTTAA
- a CDS encoding S24 family peptidase — MKRITLEYTDVFDNNKIKTISFEETAIKESFNKTSLFATLVDGESMQPLITHKAILVVDISKKDLFHEENYLIYYKNRMWIKKYDNNIKSFVSINPKYQHLIYSLNEVHTVGKVLLYKNC, encoded by the coding sequence ATGAAAAGAATAACTTTAGAATATACAGATGTCTTTGATAATAATAAAATAAAAACAATAAGTTTTGAAGAAACAGCGATAAAAGAAAGTTTTAATAAAACATCACTATTTGCTACATTAGTTGATGGGGAATCAATGCAACCTTTGATTACTCACAAAGCAATTTTAGTTGTTGATATTTCAAAAAAAGATTTATTTCATGAAGAAAATTATTTAATATATTATAAAAATAGAATGTGGATAAAAAAGTATGATAATAATATAAAATCATTTGTATCTATAAATCCAAAATATCAGCATTTAATTTATAGCTTAAATGAGGTTCATACCGTAGGAAAAGTACTTTTGTATAAGAATTGCTAG
- a CDS encoding Rdx family protein, whose protein sequence is MPRASRVEEEIRESFPSVNIKLIQSSGGDFRVIVDEKTIYDKKETETFPRIFEISKIIEEL, encoded by the coding sequence TTGCCAAGAGCTTCTAGGGTAGAAGAGGAAATTAGGGAGTCTTTCCCAAGTGTAAATATTAAGTTAATACAAAGTTCTGGTGGTGATTTTAGGGTAATTGTTGATGAAAAAACTATTTATGATAAGAAGGAAACTGAGACGTTTCCAAGAATTTTTGAAATTAGTAAGATTATAGAAGAGTTATAA
- a CDS encoding cold-shock protein, with protein MADLKNGTIKWFNDEKGFGFIQPEDGSKDAFVHYRQVNSTGYGRVSLEEGQKVSYETEQTDKGVQAVNVTVL; from the coding sequence ATGGCAGATTTAAAAAACGGAACTATTAAATGGTTCAACGACGAAAAAGGTTTTGGATTTATTCAACCTGAAGATGGAAGCAAAGACGCATTTGTACATTACAGACAAGTAAATAGCACTGGTTACGGAAGAGTTTCTTTAGAAGAAGGTCAAAAAGTTTCTTATGAAACTGAGCAAACTGATAAGGGTGTTCAAGCTGTAAACGTAACTGTTTTATAG
- a CDS encoding PAS domain-containing protein, translated as MLDENFLGTLTILYVENDSELKKEFLQKFEPLFKTVITSSSVNEAISSFDSAIKNNNDVDIIVSEANISECSGLSLLSHVRKEHKNLPFIFFTDMQNADIDVLLTSLRQDVTAYFMKPLKIDDILMKIEDVCKVKKREDEIESERNEVEEYLRIINKVALVFIFDVNGTIVYVNDFLKEVVKCRDEEILGHDFKAIYHHEMPKKVLQEQWELINEGEKWDGKMKYLTKDSSIFYTNASIIPVFSKDENENIRKFISVNFLTTKEENEKREYRKKVLYNLQETKRVYQVAQQKIDELNQYLKRYDGYDKVEEYLNKQVKENKEKYDELQGLENRLKASKRRFEQLTFGVNDKINKISIMTSDMKDIEFKATKKIDKVIEEIKVREAYIHRIKEEIEEKASKIKDLEDVVKHRTEQLVEKKG; from the coding sequence ATGCTAGATGAAAATTTTTTAGGTACATTAACTATATTATATGTTGAAAATGACAGTGAACTGAAGAAGGAGTTTCTTCAAAAGTTTGAACCACTTTTTAAAACAGTTATTACTTCAAGTAGTGTTAATGAAGCAATAAGTAGTTTTGATAGTGCAATAAAAAACAATAATGATGTAGATATTATAGTTAGTGAAGCAAATATTTCTGAATGCTCTGGTTTAAGCTTACTTTCTCATGTAAGAAAAGAACATAAAAATCTTCCTTTTATCTTTTTTACTGATATGCAAAATGCAGATATAGATGTACTTTTAACTTCTTTAAGACAAGATGTAACAGCTTATTTTATGAAACCTCTAAAAATAGATGATATTTTAATGAAAATAGAGGATGTATGTAAGGTAAAAAAAAGAGAAGATGAAATTGAATCTGAAAGAAATGAAGTAGAAGAATACTTAAGAATAATCAATAAAGTTGCTTTAGTATTTATTTTTGATGTAAATGGAACAATAGTTTATGTAAATGACTTTTTGAAAGAAGTAGTTAAATGTAGAGATGAAGAAATTTTAGGTCATGATTTCAAAGCGATATATCATCATGAAATGCCTAAAAAAGTTCTACAAGAGCAGTGGGAACTAATAAATGAGGGTGAAAAATGGGATGGTAAGATGAAGTATCTTACAAAAGACAGTTCAATTTTTTATACAAATGCTTCAATCATTCCTGTTTTTAGTAAAGATGAAAATGAAAATATAAGAAAGTTTATAAGTGTTAACTTTCTTACAACAAAAGAAGAAAATGAAAAAAGAGAATATCGAAAAAAAGTTTTATATAATCTTCAAGAAACAAAAAGAGTTTATCAAGTAGCCCAACAAAAAATAGATGAACTAAATCAATACTTAAAAAGATACGATGGTTATGATAAGGTAGAAGAGTATCTTAATAAGCAAGTAAAAGAAAATAAAGAAAAATATGATGAGTTACAAGGTTTAGAGAATAGACTAAAGGCTAGTAAACGAAGATTTGAACAATTAACATTTGGTGTGAATGATAAAATAAACAAAATTTCAATAATGACTAGTGATATGAAAGATATAGAATTTAAAGCTACAAAAAAGATTGATAAAGTAATAGAAGAAATAAAAGTAAGAGAAGCTTATATTCATAGAATTAAAGAAGAGATAGAAGAAAAAGCTTCAAAGATTAAAGATTTAGAAGATGTAGTAAAACATAGAACAGAGCAATTAGTAGAAAAGAAAGGTTAA
- a CDS encoding aldolase catalytic domain-containing protein codes for MLERKGSILSVREDIKVFDCTIRDGGLVNNYQFSDEFVKAHYEACVASGVDYMEIGKNVSPTIMSEDEYGPWNFCKEEDIRRIVGENNTDMKIAVMSDIGRSLKEELRPKEESVVDMIRIATYIHQLPAAIELIEDAHAKGYETTVNVMAISKSFDDELTEVLNQLAQTPVDVIYIADSFGSFYPEQIVKLTEKYLKIAEASGKKIGIHAHNNLQLAYANTIEAMTYGASFLDVTVSGLGRGAGNCPMELLIGFLKNPKYKLMPILKFIEEFIVPLEKELDWGYSIPYMLTGQLNEHPRPAMKARDEKNTEYREFYRDLLKE; via the coding sequence ATGTTAGAAAGAAAAGGTTCTATACTTTCAGTAAGAGAAGATATTAAAGTTTTTGATTGTACTATCAGAGATGGTGGTCTAGTAAATAATTACCAATTTTCAGATGAATTTGTAAAAGCACATTATGAAGCTTGTGTAGCCTCTGGTGTTGATTATATGGAAATCGGTAAAAATGTATCTCCAACTATTATGAGTGAAGATGAGTATGGACCATGGAACTTCTGTAAAGAAGAGGATATTAGAAGAATTGTTGGTGAAAACAATACTGATATGAAAATAGCTGTTATGTCTGATATTGGTAGATCTTTAAAAGAAGAGTTAAGACCAAAAGAAGAATCAGTTGTTGATATGATTAGAATTGCTACATATATTCACCAATTACCAGCTGCAATTGAATTAATAGAAGATGCACATGCTAAAGGTTATGAAACAACTGTAAATGTTATGGCTATATCAAAATCTTTTGATGATGAATTAACTGAAGTTTTAAATCAATTAGCTCAAACACCTGTAGATGTAATCTATATTGCAGATAGTTTTGGTTCATTCTACCCTGAACAAATTGTAAAACTTACAGAAAAATATTTAAAAATTGCAGAAGCAAGTGGTAAAAAAATAGGTATTCATGCACATAACAACTTACAATTAGCCTATGCAAATACAATTGAAGCTATGACATATGGTGCTAGTTTCTTAGATGTAACTGTATCAGGATTAGGAAGAGGTGCAGGAAACTGTCCTATGGAACTACTAATTGGTTTCCTAAAAAATCCAAAGTATAAACTAATGCCAATTCTTAAATTTATTGAAGAGTTTATTGTACCATTAGAAAAAGAGCTTGACTGGGGTTACTCAATTCCATATATGCTAACAGGACAGTTAAACGAACATCCAAGACCTGCCATGAAAGCAAGAGATGAGAAAAATACAGAATATAGAGAGTTTTACAGAGACTTATTAAAAGAATAA
- a CDS encoding RidA family protein: MINREEVSERMSRIVEHNGVVYLAGIVSDDKTLDIKGQAARALEIAEQRLNQIGSNKDSVLRVEIFLKDIYRDFQDFNSVWDEWVSKENPPARACVEANMASTTTLVELVVTAVKS, from the coding sequence TTGATTAATAGAGAAGAAGTTAGTGAAAGAATGAGTAGAATTGTAGAGCATAATGGTGTAGTGTATCTTGCAGGAATTGTATCAGATGATAAAACTTTAGATATCAAAGGTCAAGCTGCAAGAGCTTTAGAAATAGCTGAGCAAAGATTAAATCAAATTGGTTCAAATAAAGATAGTGTTTTAAGAGTAGAAATCTTCTTAAAAGATATTTACAGAGATTTTCAAGATTTTAATAGTGTATGGGATGAGTGGGTTTCAAAAGAAAATCCTCCAGCTAGAGCTTGTGTTGAAGCAAATATGGCAAGTACTACAACATTAGTTGAGTTAGTAGTAACAGCAGTTAAAAGTTAA
- a CDS encoding response regulator, whose translation MFNYAFLKKLDILYIESNEKDNSYLTEMLCKQFRNVISEKNGKDGLDKFKKNKDEEFELDIVIVSEKLDDMSGLDVLKGIRELNSNIPVIITTNKIEIEPLLEAIDYQATDYLQKPINAKDLVFSVENICQNKYHAKLRIQAQKDLEDIIEVINEVALVIKTNEHGEITFVNSFFSETSNYSLDELVGSNYEILKDEGTNKLIFEDLWHKVKQGEIWEGKLRFITKNKDFFYVYLTVVPVMDKKNSNIKEYMWVSFLATQDELEQKEFKKKAAQNIQANRRINTQAREKIDELINKLSFYRNIETQIRSEKERNAKFSNQIIFYKKELEQLEKKLKETSEKASVKIKKVVADEKVTREKKDKVVNELRGLTKELDIKNKTIKELTSELDLQVKTIEKLMASIERKENQIGI comes from the coding sequence GTGTTTAATTATGCATTTTTAAAAAAGCTTGATATTTTATATATTGAAAGTAATGAAAAGGACAATAGTTATTTAACTGAAATGCTTTGTAAGCAGTTTAGAAATGTAATCTCTGAAAAAAATGGTAAAGATGGATTAGATAAGTTTAAAAAAAACAAAGATGAAGAGTTTGAACTTGACATTGTAATTGTTTCTGAAAAACTTGATGACATGTCAGGGCTAGATGTTTTAAAAGGAATAAGAGAACTAAACTCAAATATTCCTGTAATCATTACAACTAATAAAATAGAAATTGAACCTCTTTTAGAGGCTATTGATTATCAAGCAACTGACTATTTACAAAAGCCAATAAATGCAAAAGATTTAGTTTTTAGTGTTGAAAATATATGTCAGAATAAATACCATGCGAAACTTAGAATTCAAGCTCAAAAAGATTTAGAAGATATAATTGAAGTTATTAACGAAGTTGCTTTAGTTATCAAAACAAATGAGCATGGAGAGATTACTTTTGTAAATAGTTTCTTTAGTGAAACTTCAAATTATAGTTTAGATGAATTAGTTGGTAGTAATTATGAAATTCTAAAAGATGAAGGTACTAACAAACTTATTTTTGAAGATTTATGGCATAAAGTAAAACAAGGTGAAATATGGGAAGGAAAGCTTAGATTTATTACAAAAAATAAAGATTTTTTCTATGTATATTTAACTGTTGTACCTGTTATGGATAAAAAAAATTCAAATATAAAAGAGTATATGTGGGTAAGTTTTCTTGCAACTCAAGATGAGTTGGAACAAAAAGAGTTTAAGAAAAAAGCTGCACAAAATATCCAAGCAAATAGACGCATAAATACACAAGCTAGAGAAAAAATCGATGAGCTTATAAATAAGCTTTCATTTTATAGAAATATTGAAACTCAAATAAGAAGTGAAAAAGAAAGAAATGCAAAGTTTTCTAATCAAATAATATTTTATAAAAAAGAGCTAGAGCAACTTGAAAAGAAGTTAAAAGAAACAAGTGAAAAAGCTAGTGTAAAGATTAAAAAAGTAGTTGCTGATGAAAAGGTAACTAGAGAGAAAAAAGATAAAGTTGTAAATGAACTAAGAGGACTAACAAAAGAGTTAGATATAAAAAATAAAACCATAAAAGAACTAACAAGTGAACTTGATTTACAAGTAAAAACAATCGAAAAACTAATGGCATCTATTGAAAGAAAAGAAAATCAAATAGGGATTTAA
- a CDS encoding serine hydroxymethyltransferase, whose translation MSYISNASLKEADKEIFDIVEQELDRQTTHLEMIASENFTSPAVMETMGSVFTNKYAEGYPYKRYYGGCEFADAAEQLAIDRACEIFGCSYANVQPHSGSQANGAVYAALLKAGDKILGMDLSHGGHLTHGSKPSFSGKNYQAFYYGVELDGRINYDKVMEIAKITQPKIIVCGASAYAREIDFSKFREIADAVGAILFADIAHIAGLVAAGEHMSPFPYADVVTSTTHKTLRGPRGGIILSNDEDIAKKINSAIFPGLQGGPLVHVMAAKAVAFKEILAPQWKDYAKQVKANAAKLGEVLVSRGYDIVSGGTDNHLVLVSFLNKEFSGKDADAALQNAGITVNKNTVPGETRSPFVTSGVRIGSPALTARGMKEQEFELIANKIADILDDIENTELQASIKAELKDLANNFVIYTQSTY comes from the coding sequence ATGAGCTATATATCAAACGCATCGTTAAAAGAAGCAGATAAAGAGATATTTGATATCGTTGAGCAAGAATTAGATAGACAAACAACACACTTAGAAATGATTGCAAGTGAAAACTTTACTTCACCTGCTGTTATGGAAACTATGGGTTCAGTATTTACAAACAAATATGCTGAGGGTTACCCTTATAAAAGATATTATGGTGGATGTGAATTTGCTGATGCTGCTGAGCAATTAGCAATTGATAGAGCTTGTGAAATCTTTGGATGTTCTTATGCAAATGTTCAACCACATTCAGGTTCTCAAGCAAATGGTGCAGTTTATGCAGCATTATTAAAAGCTGGTGATAAAATCTTAGGTATGGACTTATCTCATGGTGGTCACTTAACTCATGGTTCTAAACCATCATTCTCAGGTAAGAACTACCAAGCATTCTACTACGGTGTAGAATTAGATGGTAGAATTAACTATGATAAAGTAATGGAAATTGCTAAAATCACTCAACCAAAAATCATTGTTTGTGGAGCTTCTGCTTACGCAAGAGAAATTGATTTTTCTAAATTTAGAGAAATTGCTGATGCAGTTGGTGCTATTTTATTTGCTGATATTGCACATATTGCTGGATTAGTTGCAGCAGGTGAGCATATGAGTCCATTCCCTTATGCTGATGTAGTAACTTCAACAACTCATAAGACTTTAAGAGGTCCAAGAGGTGGTATTATTTTATCAAATGATGAAGATATTGCTAAGAAAATTAATTCTGCTATTTTCCCAGGATTACAAGGTGGACCATTAGTTCACGTAATGGCAGCAAAAGCAGTAGCATTTAAAGAGATTTTAGCACCCCAATGGAAAGATTATGCTAAACAAGTAAAAGCAAATGCAGCAAAACTTGGTGAAGTACTAGTTTCAAGAGGATACGACATTGTATCAGGTGGAACAGATAATCACTTAGTATTAGTATCTTTCTTAAACAAAGAATTTTCAGGAAAAGATGCAGATGCAGCATTACAAAACGCTGGTATTACTGTAAATAAAAACACAGTACCAGGTGAAACAAGATCTCCATTTGTAACATCAGGGGTTAGAATTGGATCACCTGCTTTAACAGCAAGAGGAATGAAAGAGCAAGAGTTTGAATTAATTGCAAACAAAATTGCTGATATTTTAGACGATATTGAGAACACTGAATTACAAGCAAGTATTAAGGCTGAACTTAAAGATTTAGCTAATAACTTTGTTATTTACACTCAGTCTACTTACTAA
- a CDS encoding DUF302 domain-containing protein, which translates to MVYTETSNKSVQELVNEIQEKISDYKFGVLHIHNVAQTLESKGVEFNEECQILDICNPNFAKLFLESDMTLSTIMPCKISVYSKDKQTYISMNSIVQLIDDINPDLVDEAQEVQSIVLELIENVK; encoded by the coding sequence ATGGTTTATACAGAAACATCAAATAAAAGTGTTCAAGAACTTGTAAATGAGATTCAAGAAAAAATATCAGATTATAAATTTGGAGTTTTACATATTCATAATGTTGCCCAAACATTAGAATCAAAAGGTGTAGAGTTTAATGAAGAGTGTCAAATCTTAGATATTTGTAATCCAAACTTTGCAAAGCTTTTTTTAGAAAGTGATATGACTTTATCAACAATTATGCCTTGTAAAATATCAGTATATTCAAAAGATAAACAAACATACATTTCAATGAACTCAATAGTTCAATTAATAGATGATATTAATCCTGACTTAGTAGATGAGGCTCAAGAAGTACAAAGTATTGTTTTAGAATTAATTGAAAATGTTAAATAA
- a CDS encoding methyltransferase, which translates to MFELYLLIILLFITITIAISSLKIGISPMPSSKKVAMEILALAKNSTKNEIIDLGSGFGSLAIFLAINIPHKKVLAYEVSFFPYIISKVLKTILRVKNLEIYKKDFLKEDLKNSLLVCYLFPKGMQNLEDKLFDETINTEIISSTFAFRHIKFRKKIEVKDIYRTPIYFYKT; encoded by the coding sequence ATGTTTGAACTATATTTACTAATAATTTTACTTTTTATTACAATTACAATTGCAATTAGCTCTTTAAAAATTGGTATTTCACCAATGCCCTCTTCTAAAAAAGTTGCTATGGAAATTTTAGCACTAGCTAAAAATTCTACTAAAAATGAAATTATAGATTTGGGTTCAGGTTTTGGAAGTTTAGCTATTTTTCTAGCAATAAATATACCACATAAAAAAGTTCTAGCTTATGAAGTATCTTTTTTTCCATATATAATTTCAAAAGTATTAAAAACTATTTTAAGAGTAAAAAATCTTGAAATTTATAAAAAAGATTTTCTAAAAGAAGATTTAAAAAATTCTCTTTTAGTTTGTTATTTATTTCCAAAAGGAATGCAAAATCTTGAAGATAAACTTTTTGATGAGACTATAAATACAGAAATAATAAGCAGTACCTTTGCCTTTAGACATATAAAATTTAGAAAAAAAATAGAAGTAAAAGATATTTACAGAACCCCTATTTATTTTTATAAAACTTAA
- a CDS encoding rhodanese-like domain-containing protein: MNENMIYILIIFIAYFAYKKYMQYKVLKLVPELLKKGGLIIDVRTEDEFNLAHKDGSINIPLNKLNSSTDKLDKTKPIIVCCASGSRSGIAKHTLKAQGFKDVHNAGTWKALRKF, encoded by the coding sequence ATGAAAATATGATTTATATTCTTATCATATTTATAGCTTACTTTGCTTATAAAAAATACATGCAATATAAAGTCTTAAAACTAGTTCCTGAATTACTTAAAAAAGGTGGACTTATTATAGATGTTAGAACAGAAGATGAGTTTAATTTGGCCCATAAAGATGGGAGTATAAATATTCCATTGAATAAACTTAATAGTAGTACTGATAAATTAGATAAAACTAAACCTATTATCGTTTGTTGTGCTAGTGGAAGTAGAAGTGGTATAGCAAAGCATACTTTAAAAGCTCAAGGTTTCAAAGATGTTCACAATGCAGGAACATGGAAAGCACTTAGAAAGTTTTAA
- a CDS encoding ATP-binding response regulator, with product MKAKTLEDILILYVEDDEFIRNELIYFLEKKFKNIKVASNGEEGLELFEKYQPDIVITDIKMPKMSGIELSKYIRQKNSDTIIIVSSAHSETSLLDEAIEFGIDTFLIKPISLAQLYCTVQIAIEKIILKKQNEDTQNKLDETKKLLIEADKMAMIGNLVAGATHEISSPLGVGITSISHLTDISEKLKADYENEIMTQDNFESYLNSAIDLSKMTYINLQKASDLIKSFKTIAVDQALDDKKEFDLQSYLNEVIFSLNYVLKKVKVSVNIKASEKIQLNSYPGVFSQIFTNLINNSINHGFENLEEGNINITLSKNDNEIKIIYHDNGNGIDKEKLPNIFDKFYTTKKGKGGTGLGLNIIKDLVENRLNGSITCESSKKEGTSFEIILKK from the coding sequence ATGAAAGCTAAAACACTAGAAGATATACTTATATTATATGTAGAAGATGATGAATTCATTAGAAATGAACTTATTTATTTCTTAGAAAAGAAGTTTAAAAATATAAAAGTAGCTTCAAATGGTGAAGAGGGATTAGAACTTTTTGAAAAATATCAACCTGATATTGTTATTACAGATATAAAAATGCCAAAGATGAGTGGTATTGAATTAAGTAAATATATTAGACAAAAAAATAGTGACACAATTATAATAGTAAGCTCAGCTCACTCTGAAACAAGTCTTTTAGATGAAGCAATAGAGTTTGGAATAGATACGTTTTTGATAAAACCAATTAGTTTAGCCCAACTTTATTGTACTGTTCAAATAGCAATTGAAAAAATCATATTAAAAAAACAGAATGAAGATACTCAAAATAAATTAGATGAAACAAAAAAGCTTTTAATAGAAGCAGATAAAATGGCAATGATAGGAAATCTAGTAGCAGGCGCAACTCATGAAATCAGTTCACCTTTAGGTGTTGGGATTACAAGTATTAGTCATCTTACAGATATAAGTGAAAAATTAAAAGCAGATTATGAAAATGAGATTATGACTCAAGATAATTTTGAGTCATATTTAAATTCTGCGATTGATTTATCAAAGATGACATATATTAACTTGCAAAAAGCAAGTGATTTAATAAAAAGTTTTAAAACAATTGCTGTTGATCAAGCTTTAGATGATAAAAAAGAGTTTGATTTACAAAGCTATCTAAATGAAGTAATTTTTAGTTTAAACTATGTATTAAAAAAAGTAAAGGTAAGTGTAAATATAAAAGCTAGTGAAAAAATACAACTAAACTCTTACCCAGGAGTTTTTTCGCAGATTTTTACAAATCTTATAAACAACTCAATAAATCATGGCTTTGAAAATCTAGAAGAAGGTAATATAAATATAACTCTAAGTAAAAATGATAATGAAATAAAAATCATTTATCATGATAATGGAAATGGTATTGATAAAGAAAAATTACCAAATATCTTTGATAAGTTCTATACTACTAAAAAAGGTAAAGGCGGTACAGGACTTGGACTTAATATAATAAAAGATTTGGTAGAAAATAGATTAAATGGAAGCATTACTTGTGAAAGTTCAAAGAAAGAAGGAACTTCTTTTGAAATAATTTTAAAAAAATAA
- a CDS encoding bifunctional transcriptional activator/DNA repair enzyme AdaA, translated as MQDKLLEENENYKKIEKVIKYIDENFKEQPSIDTIASYIGMSKYHLIRVFKEYVGVTPIQFLQSVTLNYAKEHLKESKSILDSALDMGLSSPSRLHDLFVNIIGVTPKEYKESGKNVKITYGYGSTPFGEALIAFTKRGVSYLGFVDNDKEGIFNRFKEIWEKAELIKDDEKAQEFLNNIFVEKKKFDLYVKGTNFQINIWKALLNIPNGTIATYQDIANSINKPKAVRAVASAIGSNHIGYLIPCHRVLAKSGAMSGYRWGIERKKILVAYEALKKEN; from the coding sequence ATGCAAGACAAACTTTTAGAAGAGAATGAAAACTATAAAAAAATTGAAAAAGTTATAAAATATATTGATGAAAACTTCAAAGAACAACCTTCAATTGATACTATTGCTTCATATATTGGTATGAGTAAATATCATCTGATTCGTGTATTTAAAGAGTATGTGGGAGTAACTCCCATACAGTTTTTACAATCTGTTACTTTGAACTATGCAAAAGAGCATTTAAAAGAATCAAAATCTATTTTAGATAGTGCACTTGATATGGGACTTTCAAGCCCAAGTAGACTTCACGATTTATTTGTAAATATTATTGGTGTTACACCAAAAGAGTATAAAGAATCAGGGAAAAATGTAAAAATCACTTATGGTTATGGTTCTACTCCTTTTGGAGAAGCTTTAATTGCTTTTACAAAAAGAGGGGTTTCCTATCTTGGTTTTGTAGATAATGACAAAGAAGGAATTTTTAATAGGTTCAAGGAAATTTGGGAGAAAGCTGAACTTATAAAAGATGATGAAAAAGCTCAAGAGTTTTTGAATAATATCTTTGTAGAAAAGAAAAAGTTTGATTTATATGTAAAAGGAACAAATTTTCAAATAAATATTTGGAAAGCCTTACTTAATATTCCAAATGGAACAATTGCAACTTATCAAGATATAGCAAATAGTATAAATAAACCAAAAGCAGTAAGAGCAGTTGCTAGTGCAATTGGTTCAAATCATATAGGATATTTAATTCCTTGTCATAGGGTTTTAGCAAAAAGTGGTGCTATGAGTGGTTATAGATGGGGAATTGAAAGAAAGAAAATTTTAGTTGCTTATGAGGCTTTAAAAAAAGAAAATTAA